The Setaria italica strain Yugu1 chromosome IX, Setaria_italica_v2.0, whole genome shotgun sequence genome has a window encoding:
- the LOC101757411 gene encoding ER membrane protein complex subunit 2-A, with protein sequence MAAATAAAVPAATAAEEERRLLRLEEQAEHGGGGAWEYLCLARRLRARRPAHVLRVGLDLLNDASARSRLASEQWTLYEQVAVAAMDCQRLDVAKDCIGVLSNQFPGSTRVARLEALLFEAKGEWAEAERAYALILENNPFDQIVHKRKIAIAKAQGDMLLAVDYLNKYLELFMSDHDAWRELAETYVSLQMYKQAAFCYEELILAHPTIPLYHIAYAEVLYTMGGLENLQTAKKYYASTIQLTGGKNTRALFGVCLCTSAINQLTKGRNKEEEGSELQSLAAEALLKNYKQHAPSKAPLISSMLKNMKLS encoded by the exons ATGGcggctgcgacggcggcggcagtccCCGCTGCCactgcggcggaggaggagcgccggcTGCTGCGCCTGGAGGAGCAggcggagcacggcggcggcggcgcctgggaGTACCTCtgcctcgcccgccgcctccgcgcgcgccgccccgcccacGTCCTCCGCGTCGGCCTCGACCTCCTCAACGACGCCTCCGCGCGCTCCCGCCTCGCCTCGGAAC AGTGGACGCTTTATGAGCAGGTGGCCGTGGCAGCCATGGATTGCCAGCGTCTCGATGTGGCAAAG GACTGTATTGGAGTCCTTTCAAACCAATTTCCTGGGAGCACTCGAGTTG CCCGGCTAGAAGCTCTTCTGTTTGAAGCAAAGGGTGAATGGGCTGAAGCTGAAAGAGCCTATGCGCTAATCCTGGAAAACAATCCATTTGATCAG ATTGTCCACAAGAGGAAGATTGCTATTGCAAAAGCACAAGGCGATATGTTGTTAGCTGTTGATTATCTCAATAAGTATCTGGAACT ATTTATGTCTGATCATGATGCCTGGAGAGAACTTGCTGAAACATATGTTTCCTTACAAAT GTACAAGCAAGCTGCTTTTTGTTATGAGGAGCTAATATTAGCCCACCCAACCATTCCACTTTATCATATAGCCTATGCTGAG GTTCTGTACACTATGGGTGGCTTGGAAAATCTTCAGACAGCTAAGAAGTATTATGCATCAACGATCCAGTTGACTGGAGGCAAGAATACAAGAGCCCTCTTTGGTGTATGTCTG TGTACTTCGGCAATCAATCAGTTGACCAAAGGAAGGAACAAGGAGGAAGAGGGCTCTGAGCTGCAGAGCTTGGCTGCAGAAGCCCTGTTGAAGAATTACAAGCAACATGCTCCATCAAAGGCGCCCCTTATCAGCAGCATGTTGAAGAACATGAAACTCTCCTGA